From one Plectropomus leopardus isolate mb chromosome 8, YSFRI_Pleo_2.0, whole genome shotgun sequence genomic stretch:
- the LOC121946556 gene encoding PGC-1 and ERR-induced regulator in muscle protein 1 isoform X1 gives MSSFWNEMEKLTINDILGLRMISKAAPPSLLSPLQEIEETGMLAMTDSGVFSQLDESKPEPNEDISSDPNSVESSSIMAAEFSSSADVMWESLGADIYPESMMLTSVSDISQPVLPGGPETCLRKISKNISVHNLHALASDSFSYTRKDQTLQTLDEGEFSKGEYFAEGHMPKQDTDVDSSASFSDSYRISLTDIFQYLFSGKQSVSSQSATDNITTYYTDGNSVPETYDHFFSEFDTESFFYPLITSEDQSKDELVPIFSYSRSANRNLQFPEAYDHFFASSSSDDSSVESDEEDTCSPVRVLTRFSHTPSTSESSTDIYDNFFTDSDLKQNFFWKPTFSFRKISFTGSTVQKKTLSKPLSRVQSVQSFRRTVHSINALGNQDGKFPDPLLYHLEDRMYTQLAQQPFRYEDLQTAVSNPRLDASLLPLRQSDMCLVCIAFASWVLKTANPQVGDAWKAVLLANVSALSAIRYLRKYVKTMATSEKKSDYTALSDS, from the exons ATGTCATCTTTTTGGAATGAGATGGAGAAGCTTACAATCAATGATATTCTGGGTTTAAGAATGATCAGCAAAGCTGCCCCACCCAGCCTTCTCTCACCTTTACAGGAAATTGAGGAAACTGGCATGTTGGCTATGACAGATTCAGGTGTTTTTTCTCAGCTGGATGAGTCCAAGCCTGAACCGAACGAAGACATATCCAGTGATCCTAACTCTGTAGAATCAAGTTCTATCATGGCAGCCGAGTTTTCGTCTTCAGCGGATGTTATGTGGGAGAGTCTAGGTGCTGATATTTACCCTGAGAGTATGATGTTGACATCTGTTAGTGACATTTCTCAACCGGTCCTCCCTGGAGGTCCTGAAACGTGCCTCAGAAAGATTTCTAAAAACATAAGTGTGCACAATCTACATGCCCTGGCATCTGATTCTTTCAGCTACACAAGGAAAGACCAAACTCTACAAACCTTAGACGAAGGAGAATTTTCAAAAGGAGAGTATTTCGCTGAAGGACACATGCCAAAGCAAGACACAGACGTGGACTCTTCAGCTTCATTTTCAGACAGCTACAGAATCTCTCTCACAGATATATTTCAGTATCTCTTCAGTGGAAAGCAATCCGTCTCCAGCCAATCAGCCACGGATAACATAACCACGTACTACACTGATGGAAATTCTGTCCCTGAAACTTATGATCATTTCTTCTCAGAGTTTGATACAGAAAGCTTCTTCTATCCTCTCATCACGTCAGAAGATCAGTCCAAAGACGAGCTGGTTCCTATCTTCTCCTACTCTCGCTCAGCTAATAGAAATCTGCAGTTCCCTGAGGCTTATGATCACTTCTTTGCATCCTCGTCTTCTGATGATTCTTCTGTGGAGTCTGATGAAGAAGATACCTGCAGTCCTGTGAGGGTGTTGACCAGATTCAGCCATACACCAAGCACATCTGAGAGTTCTACAGACATATATGATAATTTCTTCACAGACAGCGACCTTAAACAGAATTTCTTTTGGAAACCCACATTCTCCTTCAGGAAGATTAGTTTTACTGGATCTACAGTCCAGAAGAAGACTCTCTCAAAACCTCTATCTCGAGTGCAAAGTGTCCAATCCTTTCGAAGGACAGTTCATTCTATAAATGCTCTGGGAAATCAAGATGGGAAGTTTCCTGATCCACTTCTCTACCACCTGGAGGACAGGATGTACACACAACTAGCACAACAGCCTTTCAGATATGAGGACTTGCAGACGGCTGTTTCGAATCCAA GGTTGGATGCCTCTCTTCTGCCTCTCAGACAGTCAGACATGTGTCTCGTTTGTATTGCATTTGCTTCATGGGTGCTGAAGACTGCAAATCCGCAAGTTGGAGATGCCTGGAAGGCTG TTCTGCTGGCGAATGTAAGTGCCCTGTCAGCAATCAGATATCTGCGTAAATACGTCAAGACGATGGCGACCAGTGAGAAGAAATCGGATTACACTGCCCTATCTGATTCTTGA
- the plekhn1 gene encoding probable pleckstrin homology domain-containing family N member 1: MGSSMSCVPQHNFRFSSKSFIRRNSSRLFRKKNPQEGQEKSNSIINILCTVTPRKEMSPKDLQTIDNIKWDPPFPYDPASGWKKSSINVKNYGRMIHSSKVRFRFLHCQDVHDCYLDLFQTHLHFVSNNTTGLTYQGTLPLKELTICNLQQNCNHSQPQEFAFQINGVSLNPIIVYCANQEEMDLWFGLLKENIEANGGSAIASENFTRVKLNKDETPESREELRNSINREPIYEWEGSQRDSLGTITYVTKVRLQHLPCQEQSDRLLVMYPSTLIILSEENDGLFYKGKLPLNMITVTTPCQDVKPNTFMIEGKLINPIVVSCLDRAEFCDWIQHFKAADVPVLSPPPPVYDIIYTPTQREAPQFDRWSGNSHGRSESLKVSQSSSGCGSHNLQLPIHEDDPLSPGYAEPLCYSSSRPSSTETARLGSRTNSVSSHTRPERDLRPLSLRYSSPQRSSYLQPAESSMHSQVYSTPYSALHRASPPRLEKTPLVKSNSWSTPQTSLNYSLNVPQRHSDMCAPRQPLSPLYDEPCSPEIYSLEEARPVQQSWQEPIQHHHHHQQAPQILPPFQLRTPPMGRRCRKSLVLTNSHGKALGLEMEIPQSQEEQRAEAVSRLKLLPAPGQVQDQILLSSSSVRNTSQMPYGYSPDHHSYLEPTEPDDQEMDYDNIWEYDCDTRMIQPTSGISTHWTGLDFGARGLGAMATQQRWS, encoded by the exons ATGGGGAGCAGCATGTCATGTGTCCCCCAACACAACTTCAGATTCTCCAGCAAGAGTTTTATCCGCAGAAACAG CAGTCGCCTGTTTCGTAAGAAGAATCCCCAAGAGGGACAGGAAAAGTCCAACAGCATCATCAATATTCTGTGCACCGTCACCCCCAGAAAG GAAATGTCCCCTAAAGACCTGCAGACGATAGACAACATAAAATGGGACCCCCCGTTCCCTTATGACCCAGCCAGTGGCTGGAAGAAGAGCAGCATCAATGTGAAGAATTACGGACGGATGATTCACAGCTCCAAAGTCCGTTTCCGCTTCCTTCACTGCCAG GATGTACACGACTGCTACCTGGATCTCTTCCAGACACACCTTCATTTTGTGTCCAACAACACAACCGGACTGACATACCag GGAACTCTTCCATTAAAAGAGCTCACCATCTGCAATCTGCAACAGAACTGCAACCACAGCCAACCCCAGGAATTCGCCTTTCAAATAAACG GTGTCAGCCTAAACCCGATCATCGTATACTGTGCCAACCAAGAAGAGATGGACCTATGGTTTGGCCTGCTCAAAGAAAACATTGAGGCCAATGGGGGCAGTGCAATTGCATCCGAGAACTTCACCCGAGTAAAA TTAAACAAGGATGAGACCcctgagagcagagaggagctgaggaACTCCATAAACAGAGAGCCCATCTACGAGTGGGAGGGCTCTCAGCGGGACAGCCTGGGCACCATCACCTATGTCACTAAAGTGCGACTGCAGCACCTGCCCTGTCAG GAGCAGAGTGACAGACTGCTGGTAATGTACCCGTCAACGCTAATCATCCTATCAGAGGAGAACGATGGACTCTTCTATAAG GGGAAGCTTCCACTCAACATGATTACAGTGACCACACCCTGCCAGGACGTCAAGCCCAACACCTTTATGATCGAAG GGAAGCTGATCAACCCCATAGTAGTGTCGTGTCTGGATAGGGCTGAGTTTTGCGACTGGATCCAGCATTTCAAAGCTGCTGATGTGCCCGTTCTCAGTCCCCCGCCCCCTGTGTATGACATCATCTACACCCCGACGCAGAGAGAG GCCCCACAGTTTGACAGGTGGAGTGGAAACAGCCATGGACGATCTGAGTCTCTTAAAGTCAGCCAGTCATCAAGTGGATGTGGGTCCCACAACCTTCAGTTACCCATTCATGAAGACGACCCTCTCTCCCCAGGATATGCCGAACCCCTCTGT TACAGCTCCAGTCGTCCCTCCTCGACAGAGACTGCCCGCCTTGGCAGCAGGACCAACAGCGTGTCTTCTCACACCAGGCCCGAGCGCGACCTACGACCTTTGTCACTGCGCTACTCCTCCCCCCAGCGCAGCTCCTACCTCCAGCCTGCCGAGAGCTCGATGCACTCTCAGGTCTACAGCACACCCTACTCTGCCCTGCATCGTGCCAGCCCACCACGGCTGGAGAAAACCCCGCTTGTCAAG TCAAACAGCTGGAGCACCCCTCAGACATCCCTGAACTACTCCCTGAACGTGCCCCAGCGCCACTCGGACATGTGCGCCCCCCGGCAGCCCTTGTCGCCTCTGTATGATGAGCCCTGCAGCCCAGAGATCTACTCCCTGGAAGAAGCAAGGCCAGTG CAGCAGAGCTGGCAAGAGCCAATtcagcaccaccaccaccatcagcAGGCTCCCCAGATCCTGCCCCCCTTCCAGCTCCGTACCCCTCCCATGGGCAGGCGCTGCAGGAAAAGCCTGGTCCTGACCAACTCCCATGGAAAAGCTTTGGGCCTGGAGATGGAGATTCCTCAAAGCCAAGAAGAGCAGAGAGCTGAGGCTGTGTCGAGGCTAAAGCTACTGCCCGCGCCGGGCCAAGTGCAAGACCAG atCCTCCTCTCGTCAAGCTCTGTGAGGAACACCTCTCAGATGCCATATGGTTACTCACCAG ATCACCACTCGTACCTCGAACCCACAGAACCAGATGACCAGGAAATGGACTATGACAACATTTGGGAGTACGACTGTGATACTAGAATGATTCAGCCAACGTCTGGAATTTCGACACACTGGACAGGATTAGACTTTGGGGCCAGAGGCCTTGGTGCCATGGCAACCCAGCAGAGATggtcataa
- the LOC121946556 gene encoding PGC-1 and ERR-induced regulator in muscle protein 1 isoform X2 — protein sequence MSSFWNEMEKLTINDILGLRMISKAAPPSLLSPLQEIEETGMLAMTDSGVFSQLDESKPEPNEDISSDPNSVESSSIMAAEFSSSADVMWESLGADIYPESMMLTSVSDISQPVLPGGPETCLRKISKNISVHNLHALASDSFSYTRKDQTLQTLDEGEFSKGEYFAEGHMPKQDTDVDSSASFSDSYRISLTDIFQYLFSGKQSVSSQSATDNITTYYTDGNSVPETYDHFFSEFDTESFFYPLITSEDQSKDELVPIFSYSRSANRNLQFPEAYDHFFASSSSDDSSVESDEEDTCSPVRVLTRFSHTPSTSESSTDIYDNFFTDSDLKQNFFWKPTFSFRKISFTGSTVQKKTLSKPLSRVQSVQSFRRTVHSINALGNQDGKFPDPLLYHLEDRMYTQLAQQPFRYEDLQTAVSNPRYVIH from the exons ATGTCATCTTTTTGGAATGAGATGGAGAAGCTTACAATCAATGATATTCTGGGTTTAAGAATGATCAGCAAAGCTGCCCCACCCAGCCTTCTCTCACCTTTACAGGAAATTGAGGAAACTGGCATGTTGGCTATGACAGATTCAGGTGTTTTTTCTCAGCTGGATGAGTCCAAGCCTGAACCGAACGAAGACATATCCAGTGATCCTAACTCTGTAGAATCAAGTTCTATCATGGCAGCCGAGTTTTCGTCTTCAGCGGATGTTATGTGGGAGAGTCTAGGTGCTGATATTTACCCTGAGAGTATGATGTTGACATCTGTTAGTGACATTTCTCAACCGGTCCTCCCTGGAGGTCCTGAAACGTGCCTCAGAAAGATTTCTAAAAACATAAGTGTGCACAATCTACATGCCCTGGCATCTGATTCTTTCAGCTACACAAGGAAAGACCAAACTCTACAAACCTTAGACGAAGGAGAATTTTCAAAAGGAGAGTATTTCGCTGAAGGACACATGCCAAAGCAAGACACAGACGTGGACTCTTCAGCTTCATTTTCAGACAGCTACAGAATCTCTCTCACAGATATATTTCAGTATCTCTTCAGTGGAAAGCAATCCGTCTCCAGCCAATCAGCCACGGATAACATAACCACGTACTACACTGATGGAAATTCTGTCCCTGAAACTTATGATCATTTCTTCTCAGAGTTTGATACAGAAAGCTTCTTCTATCCTCTCATCACGTCAGAAGATCAGTCCAAAGACGAGCTGGTTCCTATCTTCTCCTACTCTCGCTCAGCTAATAGAAATCTGCAGTTCCCTGAGGCTTATGATCACTTCTTTGCATCCTCGTCTTCTGATGATTCTTCTGTGGAGTCTGATGAAGAAGATACCTGCAGTCCTGTGAGGGTGTTGACCAGATTCAGCCATACACCAAGCACATCTGAGAGTTCTACAGACATATATGATAATTTCTTCACAGACAGCGACCTTAAACAGAATTTCTTTTGGAAACCCACATTCTCCTTCAGGAAGATTAGTTTTACTGGATCTACAGTCCAGAAGAAGACTCTCTCAAAACCTCTATCTCGAGTGCAAAGTGTCCAATCCTTTCGAAGGACAGTTCATTCTATAAATGCTCTGGGAAATCAAGATGGGAAGTTTCCTGATCCACTTCTCTACCACCTGGAGGACAGGATGTACACACAACTAGCACAACAGCCTTTCAGATATGAGGACTTGCAGACGGCTGTTTCGAATCCAA GATATGTCATCCATTGA